TTAGCTCGATCCGTATAATGCTTACCGCCCAGCACTGTAATCTCCTTATAATTGAATAATCCCTTGCTTTCAGCCTGCTCTTTCAATTGAGCGATATGAATAGTCTCACTGGAAGGCTTAATGAAAGACACGTTATAGTCCTCTGGAATGACATCCTCAGGAAATAGAAAACCATATTTTGCAGACAGAATTACCCAATGATCGAAAAAGGTTTTAGCATACCTTTGACAGGCCACCGCAAAAACACCAGTATAAACGTTCTGCGCTTCTACAGGTCCAATTGAATGCTGTTTATCCCAAATCTTCGCGGCACCGCAGGGAATAATACAAAGCGATTTATCTCGATTCACTGGCTAGCACCTCGATTCTGTCAAAATCTTGGTTATTCAATGGTTCTTTATACAACTCGTTCACTTGCCAAAGTCCACTTCTTCTTATTTTTTCATGGGGTGATGACATCCCAAGCCATTGATCAGAAGGAGCGCACTCATCACATAATGATAGCGTAGATATGAGCCTGGATTTCAAAGATAAGCACTCTGGTTTATCTTCTATAGCCAACACACAGAATGAGAAATGCTTCTGAATATAATCACTGACTCTGCTCTCGATATTTGAATGATATGCTGGATCTACCAGATGACCATTATTAAGTTTAGCTTCCCGAGTTGTAAAATCGAGTTCCCATACACTTGCATATGGATCTTTGTCTCGGTTCAGCAGGCACCTACCTATGCTCTTGCGAAATATACTTCTATCCTTATTCTCCTGAATAAAATGCTGCTTCAAACGCGACCTAAGTTGATTAGTGCCTGTGTGGGTACCAACTCGAACGATCCGATCTGCATCATGTCGGTGCTCTCCAGTTTCAAAGAGCAAATATACTCCATTTTTGAGGATCATTTTGTCCTCGAAGGGAAAATGATGCCGAGTCATTTTTTTGACGATCTCATGTAAATCATAACAGTGTTGGCTCATACAAATAGGCCCCCTTTAGATCTAGAAAATTAGACATTCAAGTGTTAATAAATGTAATCTTAACACAATAAGATTGCTATTGGTTTATGATATAATGAGCGAAAGGAAGGTGAGCACAATGTCCATTTCCAAGGAACAATTGGAACAAAGTTTTCAGGGGAAATCTTACGTAGACCTTAAAGATTTGGTCCAACTGATCGAAGAAAACTTTGGATTCAACGTTACGTTGCAAAGAAAAGATGAACAGCCTACATTTACAGATGAACAAAAGAAGCGAATGACTACAGTAATTTTTAAAGATGAAGATGTTCTTTCCCAACTTCGTAAGTCCAAAAATGACCGTGACAATGGAATTTCCACATACAGTGACAGTGAAAATGAGTTTGCACAATTACTGAAAGAGGAACAGAATGAGATCTGACCATTACAAGGTTCTTTGGACCACTTATGCTCGGGTAGCCCTTGCCAGAATGAAGGAATTCAAAGTAGATTCCATGAATGTCTTCAGACGTTCTAAAGCTATATTAGCCGATGAGCCGAAATACAAAGCTGATGGAGTTTCTGACTTCCCGGGGTTTGAGTTTAATGGCTACTACTGGGTGCTAATTGGCAATGTGATCATTATTTACAGGATTGACGAGGATCTTCGTGAAGTGTATGTCGATGCTTGTTACTTTGCTAATACTGGACTGTCTCATTATGTATTTTGGGGTATTGATCCAGATGAAGAATAGCCTACCCCTTAGCGTATTCGCTGTGGTTAGGCTATTTTTTTGTACAATAACTCTTCTATTCCCTCATGCAGCGCGCATGCCCATCATACTCCCACCCCTCCCCCCATATACATAGGAAGAACGGTTCACAAGCTGGAAGGAGAGATGGATGCATGCCCGGTGATGATGAGATTAAAGCGCTGGAGCGGTCGATTGCCGAGATCACGGAGATTGCTTCCGGGTTTGGGCTCGATTTTTATCCGATGCGTTATGAGATATGTCCTGCGGATATCATTTATACTTTTGGTGCCTACGGGATGCCCACCCGGTTCGGACACTGGAGCTTCGGCAAGACGTTTCACAAGATGAAGTCACAATACGATTTCGGCCTGAGCAAAATTTATGAGCTAGTCATTAACTCTAACCCGTGCTACGCCTTCCTGCTGGACGGCAACTCCCTGGTGCAGAATAAGCTGATTGTTGCGCATGTGCTGGCGCACTGCGATTTTTTCAAGAATAATATGCGCTTCTCCATGTCCAACCGGGATATGGTCGAGAGCATGGCGGCCACGGCCGACCGCATCAATGATTATTCCGTCACTTATGGTACTGACACCGTAGAGAGCTTCATCGATTCCGTACTGGCGATCCAGGAGCATATCGATCCCAGCCTGATCCAGCCCCGAAAGCTGGGCAAGACTCATCTGCTCGAAGCCAAAATGAAAGAGCGCAAGGACGCCCCTCCAGGCAATTCATCACCGCCTAGTGCCTACAGTCAGCTGTGGGATTTGGAGAAAAAGGAAACTGAGGACCCTGCGCCGGAGACCGCCGGTAAGCGCACCTTCCCCCCGGAGCCGGAAAAGGATATCGTCTGGTTCATCCAGCAATACTCTACCGCTCTGGAGGACTGGCAGCGCGACATCATGACGATGCTGCATGACGAGATGCTCTATTTCTGGCCGCAGATGGAGACCAAGATCATGAACGAAGGCTGGGCCTCCTACTGGCATCAGCGGATTATGCGCGAGCTGGACCTGACTGCCGAAGAGACTGTCGAATACGCCAAGCTGAATTCATCGGTGGTGCAGCCCTCCCGCCAGAGCCTGAATCCTTACTACCTGGGGCTGAAGATTTTCGAGGATATCGAACGCCGCTGGGACCGGGACAAAATGTTCGAGGTGCGCGAGCTGGATTCCGACCTCTCCTTCATCCGCAGCTATCTGTCGAAAGAACTGGTGAATGACCTCGACCTCTATGTTTTCGAGAAAAAAGGCCCGGAATGGAAAATCACCGATAAAGCCTGGGAGAATGTACGCGACCAGCTGGTGCTGGCCCGGGTCAACGGTGGCTCCCCGTACCTCGTCGTCCATGATGCCGATTATGAGCGGAACGGCGAACTCTTGATTGCCCACCGCTATGAGAGCATCGAGCTGGATCTGAAATATCTGGAGCGCACGCTCCCGCATATCTACGCCCTCTGGGGCCGGACCGTGCATCTGCAGACTGTTGTCGAAGACAAAAAAGCCCTTTTTACCTATGACGGTAAGAAGGTGCAGCGGAAGTTTATGTAGGTAATATGTATATGCTCGTCTAATAGGCCGCAGGCGGATTGCGAAATGCAATTCAACTGCGGCTTATTTGAAAATATAAGACGGCGAATCCGTTTCTACTTGTAGTATTAGACTTCCAAGTCAAACAGCTTGCCAAGCGGTATCTGAAAATCTCTAAACACATTCGACCGCACGCTATCCTGCTCTGAATATAAGTCCCTCACCTGATATACGCCATCCTGCAGCGCATACACATGAACCGTGCGGTTGCCGGGATCGACAATCCAGTATTCCTGGACGCCATACTTCTGGTACAGATTGAACTTCTCATTGAAGTCCTTGAGGGCTGTTGACGGGGATAACACTTCGATAATCAGATTAGGTGCGCCGTGGCAGCCGTTCTTGGAAATCTGATTCTTCGAACAGACTACAGACAGGGTGGAGTGTAACTGAATTAAAACATGAATGGCTGCGAATACTCAGTGCCCCCGTATCTTTTGATAGCTCCTATTCGTTTATATGTTGAAAGAGTACTAATTCATATAATAGGAGAGAAGAAATGATGAAAATTTCGAATGGAGTAGAAATGCTGGAATTGCAGGTTGAAGTATTCAGCAGTCGTCAAGAATTGAATCCTACCCTGATTTGGGACGATGAAGCTGCTATTTTAATTGATGCCGGCACACCCGGGCAATTCGAGCAAATACGTGCAGCCATGAACGAGTGTGGAGTCTCTATGGATAAGTTGAAAGCAATCATTTTAACTCATCAAGATATTGACCACATCGGCAGTCTTCCTGAAATCCTGCAGGAATCTGATGGAGATATTAAAGTATACGCTCATGAGCTGGATAAACCATATATTGAAGGCCAATTGCCCCTTATGAAAGTGAATCTCGATAGTATGGCTTGGCAATTAGAATCCCTTCCGGAAGACGAACGTTTGAAAGTAGTAGCCTACTTGTTAGAGAACTCTCCTAAGGCCAAAGTTGACAGAACCTTAGCTGACAGACAAGAGCTTCCGTATTGCGGGGGAATTCAAGTGATCTTTACACCTGGGCATACGCCTGGACATATTAGTCTTTATTTGAAACAAAGCAAAACCCTTGTTGTTGGTGATGCAATGTTCAGTGTGGAAGGCATCTTGAGGGGACCCCACCCGCATTCCACACCGGATATGAACACAGCTTTCCGTTCCCTAGAAAAATATTTAGACTTCGACATTACATCGATTATTTGTTATCACGGAGGATTATGTAAGGGTAACGTTAATGACCAGCTCGAAGAGCTTGTCAGAGATTATTGGAACTTATGAAGAGCTTTTAGCTAAGCATACGATGTATAAACCTTCTTTGCTTAACATGAATGGCTGCGAATTCTCAGCGCACACTTGTCCCCTCTCCTAACGGCTTCTATCACTTAAATATAAATTATCCCAAATTTGTTTTAATAGCATCAGAATTGGTTATATATCTCCTGTGATTTATAATGGGTAATTCTGGATGGCCCATGATTACCCTCATACAGAAACCAGACGGGAGAGGACGTAAGTGAAAGTGAAACAAATGGCAATACTGCTGCTCATCATGTGTGTGATTTTGACAGGCTGCATGGGGGGCAGCAAAGAAGGAAGTCCAGCGCCTTCATCCAGCCCGGCCGCCACGGCAACTGCTGAGACGAAGAACACTTCGGGAAATCCTCCGCCTGAGGCTTCACAGACCGTGTACGATCTGAAGCAGAAGTATGATTCAGATGAAGCAGATCACAGTCCGGGCATCATGCCGATGTATAATGTGGAGCAGGATATGGAGTTCATCTTCAGATTCAATACCGATCTTGGCTCAGAAGCCATCGGCAAGACATTATCCGTACATACCGATATTAAGGCACTCCCGGAGAGCAAGGTAGGGACCCTTGAGGACTCACAGCTTGTTGACGGCAAAAGCGTATACTCCATCAAGCCGCTCGGCTTCGGTGTTCTTCCCTCCGATTCCTTGCGTGCTACCGGAGCCAGCTCCTGGGGGAACGCGCCTGTCTACTACATCCGGCTCAACTATGACCTGGATGCCAAGTCGCCAACTGTGCTGAAGCAGCCGGTGATCATTCCGTTCACGGTGAAATCGGATCTGCCCACACCGACTCTGGATGCCGACATCAGTCCTGACGGCAGACTGACGCTGGTGTGGAATGAGGTGCCGGGTGCAGAGAGCTATAACATTTACAGTGCTTCCCACATTACAATGGAGAACACGAATGAGCCGCTCAGCGGTGCGGAGCAGGGTTATGCGGATCAGCGTCCGCTGTTGATTGCGACAGTGCAGGGTACTTCGTACAACGACTTCATGAAGGACGGACGCGGTGCGCTCGGTATAGTAGATGAGACGATTACCAGCATACAGAATAACAATGTCCAAGGGGAATATTACGTCACTGCTGTTCAGGGAGACAAAGAATCCCGGTTCAGCCGTTCGGCAGATACCGTGGCTTTATCCAAACGGCTGCCGCGCACCGTGGCTTCTGAGGATAACATCAACCTGAAATTGTACAAGAATGCCAAAGAGCTGCCAAAAACCGTTCCGGTCCAGTTCATTGATGGCTCCAAAGCTTCAGTTACTGTTCTCTACGACACAGGTTCGGTCAAGCTTAAGTCTTCCGGTCCAACCGATGTCCCGTACACACTTCAAGGTACTGCGCTCAAAGGATATGTTCAGGTTGCGCAATTGACGAAAGCCGATATTTCCAGTCTTGCAGCCGCCCAGAGCAACAAGGCCAATCCGGGATATGTGGAGCCGCAGAATGACACGGATTATGTGCCCGCACCGGATGTACCGACCATCATCGACAACAGCGATAGCGGGAACGCCAGTGAACCTGGGGATAATGTCATCGACCAGCAAAAAGAAAATACCAAGAGCAAGGTAGAGGAAGGCAACAAACAGGCGGTTCCGGGCACCACGATACGGGCAGATCTGATTCATGCAGACTCTGCGCTTGAGGAATATCTCGCGTTGACCCTGATGAACGGCGACACCGAAATCTCGCTGCAAGCCTTCCCGGAGGCGCAGAATGCCCGTACCCTGGTGGATGTAATTGAGAAGGTAGTCTACCAGAACCCGCTCATTCTCGGCTTCCGCGGCTATGGCTACGATTATGAGAAGCTGACGCTGAATGTGAAGTACGATGATTCTGCCGAGATCATCCGCTCCAAGCAGAAGGAGATCCTTGCCGAGGCAGATAAAGTAATCGCTGGTGTGATCAAGGAAGGCATGAGCGCGGATGAGAAGCAGATGGCGATCTACGATTATCTGAATGATAACACCGCCTATGACGATGCTGCACTGGAGAATGCCATGGAGCAGGAGTTCAAGACAGTAGATGCGAAGTATAACGATTCTTTCAATACCTATGGCATTTTGGTTAAAAAAGTCGGCGTATGCATGAGCTATGCCCATACCTTCCAGCTGCTCTCTGATCTCGTCCAGGTCCCTTCGATGGTCGTCACAGGAACCATGAGCGGCGTGAATCACGCCTGGAACAAGGTGAAGCTCGGCGACGAATGGGTCAACGTTGACCCGACCAACAACGCTACCAATACCGGGCTTCCTTATTTGCTCTATAACTCCAATGATGCTACAGCCACCGATGTAGAGTATGTGATGGATAAGGCCTACTGGCTGGACCACGAGCTGCCTCTGTTCAAGGCCACCAGCAATGCTTACGATTATTACGTGACCCAAGGGCTGGAGGTAAATTCCCTGGAAGCCTACAAGACCAAGCTGGCAGAACAGCTGAAGAAAGGCGAGACTCTGGTAGTCCTGCGCGTTCTGGGCAATACTGACAGCTCCGAGCTGATGCAGAAAACTGCCGAGGTCATCAAGCAACACGATGCCGCCAAGCTGGATCGTGCAGGCATGGTGGAGCTGGGAAGCTACGTGGCGGTTCAATTGGATGCCGCAGCCCAGCAATAACGCTAATGTAGTCGAAAAACCGATCACATTGAGCAGCCGTAAAGGTGCATGCGCCGGATATACGGACAAAAGGCAAGCCCCGCTGCTGGGGCTTGCCTTTCTTGGTGAATCCTCTCTATTCCTCTTCATACGGATAGTAAATATCGCTCAGGTTACCTGCCTGATAATAGGGGTACTCCAGTTTTTGTTGCACCTGTCGCGCAGTGTCTGTATTTACTAAGCACTCGATCAGGTACAGACCGAGATCGATTGAGGACGTTACTCCGCCTCCGGTGAAGGTGTCGCCGTCCCGGACGGCCCGGGCCTTAATGACTTCCCCGCAGTAAGGGGCAAGCAAAGCATAGGCCGATGAGTTCGTTGTCGCTTTTTTCCCCTCCAGGAATCCTGCCGCCCCTAAGAGCAGTGCACCCGTGCACACCGACACTTTATAGCGTGCGCCTTCTGCCGTCCGTATCCAGCTTATGAAGTCCTCATCGTAGCGGAGCGTCCGGGTCACATAGCCGCCCGGGAGGAACACCAGATCGAATGTCCCCAGATCAGGCAGTATCTCATTAGCCTTGATAGTCAACCCCCGGTCATCCGTCACCTCCGCCTTGTTAGCGCAGAAGGTCCAGGATACGTTCTCCTTCGCCTTCAGGATTGCCACCCAGCTCACCGCTTCATAGAACCCCACAAAATCCATGCTGGTCATGCCGTCAAACAGAACAAATGCCATTCTCATGTACCGTCACCCATCCTCTCTGAACAGAAGATTAAGTACTCATTGCCAGAAATACTGCATCTTCTTATACCCCACATCCCATACTTTCAATTCGCCCTTAATCGTGATCTTCAGCTCTTGCCCTGGCTCAACCGGCATCTCGTATACCACAGGGTACTGTTCAGGATTAGTACGCTGAAAATCTCCAGTATAATTCAAGAATTCCTGGCCATCCCGGGTAATACTGATCTCACCGGAATAATCCGTTGGTTCGGGGTTTCCGAAAGTGAAGCAGAAAGTCGTCTGTCCCTCAGACTTGTACGTGAACGTTCTGGAATCTCCGCCTTCAGCGCCATATAGGTTATTGCGGAGCGGTATCTTCTGTCCGTTGATTTGAATGCTGTCCGGTTTGTCTGCGGATGAATTGCCCGAGGTGTCCGTCCATTCCGTGACCGCTGTGAACGGCCCCTCTACTTTAGTTATTATTTTGTTTACCGCTGCGCCTAGTCCCCATAAAGCTATAAAAAGGACCAACCCCGCTATAGCCGTTGCCGCCAGATTGCGCCCGAGGCTCCGGTAACGGAAGCCAAGCTTGTACGCCCCGAAACCGAGGGCTGCACCAACCGAATTCTGAAGAGCATCATTGATATCGAAGCTGCCCAGGAAGGTAAGGGCCTGGAGCGTTTCAAGCACAAGAATCGCGATGAAGAACAAGGTGATGAACCGGACGAAGCTGACCCGGTACAGCCATGGAATCAATATACCGAAAGGAACAAACGCAAGTGTGTTCCCGAAACCCACCAAATCCATCAGGGTGGGAGGAAAAAGATCAGACGGAGTCGGCATCAAAATGAAGTTTTCAGGCATGAAAATAAAGGTGTAAACGGTATGATCCGAAGCCTCTCCTCTGCCGAAAGCAAAGAACATAAAATAAAGCACAAGCAGCGTGTACAATACGGTTACTGTTAGTAGAATCTTGCGTTGTTTGACCATGGTTAGCTCCTTCATACTATTTTTCCACATATTACTATAACCTATTTAACGGTTTCATGAAACCCGCGCTCACGCACCGGAACATAAATCTCCATCACGGAATCCACGCGGGCGTGACAGCGTTCGTCGTAGAACTCAAAGTTCAGCTTATCTTCGTCGTGCATATAGCCGCTGCCCGGGAACCAGTCCTCGAAGATATATCTCCAGGTACTCTTGACCACCTCAGCAAAAGTCTCCGGTCTCGCCTCATCGGTAGCGTCCACCGGGGGTGTCGTAAATACCGCATACTGCGCAGCAGGCACAACTGCCGTAAGCATATCAGGAGTAACCTTACTGAAGTCTTCCACTATAACCCCCAACAGATAGACGGCGTTGCCGCCAGCGTCTGACGGTATACATAAGCCGACCTCCCCGTGCTTCGGCGGATTCAGCTTCGCGTACATTTGATCCTCCAGATTATCGCCCTCATAGTTATACCAGAAAGAAGCGACATCCTGCGTAGCATTCCCCGCCTCCACATTCGTCCCGATTCCATACCCCGCTACGTTAAAAGCAGGCTTCGTCACCAATACAGGCTCCGCGATGTATTCCTTGATGTCATACTCCAGCCGGTCCCGGAGATATCCGCTCATCCGCGCCGCATACTGAGAGGGACTGTAGCCGTAGGTCTTGCGGAAGGCTTTGGCGAAGCCCCCGGGGGTCTCGAAGCCATATTCCAGCGCAATCTCCGTAATTCTCCGCCCGTTGAACAATTCAACGGCAGCACGCGACAATCTCCGGGTGCGCACATATTCCATGACCGGCATGTCCTGCGACTGGCTGAACATCCGGCAAAAATGATACAGCGAATACCCCGCATACGCCGCAATCTGTTCCGCTGTCAGCGGGTCCATGAGATGCTCCTCAATATAATCAATACTCCGCCCGATCTCTCTGCTGTAATTCAGTGAATCCACCGGCCTTTCAATATACATAGGTGCACATATTATAACAGACGGCGGCCTGCGGGACTGATCCAGTCTTGCTATATGATCAGCTTTTCAGACAATCTTGTCAAATATAGCGGCTGCGAACAGGCGGGCTTTCTCGACATCCACCTCATTAGGATGCCCTTTTTTATCCAGATTGAAGCCCATCGGGCTGAACTCCCCGGGACAATGGAACTCACCGATCACGTTGCTGCCCTTCGCTGCCAGCTTGGTCTCAACCAGCACCTGATTCTTGAATTCTCCAGAGCCGGATGTGCAGAAAATAAAGACATTTTTGTCCCGGAGCGGCATTCTCTTGATGAATTTGAACATCCTGCGGTGAATTTTGGAGGCGTAAATGCCTGAACCGAGGCCAATCAGGTCATATACGGACAACATCTCAGGCTTAACGTCCTCCACTTTGGCCAAATCTGCCCCCAACACTTCAGCCATAGCGGCTGCAATCTTCTGTGTGTTCATGCTGCGGCCAGATCGGTAAATAATGATAGTCTTCATAATGGCGCCTCAATTCGTTATATTTAAAATATGAATGAACTTAATTAAATTCATTCATTTCAAGCCAAAATAAAATGCCCAGGATATCCACTGAACATTTAATAGTGTATTCTGCCGCCAGCAAAGCGATGCCGGAGACCTTTGTCAATGCTGTGTATCCGTCAAGCCTTTCATTATAAATTCGACCAAATAGTCCAAGATCTGCGGGAAATAGCTAACCCCGATCTCTTCCTTGTGAATGTCGATATACGGCACGGAGTTGAACAAGGCGAGAATCATCCCGTCCTCCAGATCTGTTCTGATTTTCCCCTTGGTCTTCCAGTGACGGATTAATTCCAGCGTGCCGCTGTTCATCATCTCATGAATGCCCTCTATCCCGCCGTGTTCATAGAATTCCTTCTCCAGCTTGCTGAAGAGCGCTTTGTTGTACCATTCCTTCAGAATTGGATTCATATGGATGCCGCTGTAATTAAGCGCCATGATTTCTTTGAGCACCTTAGTCGGCTCATCATCCAGATTGACCGACGACTCCAGAATGCTCCGCTTCAGCGCCTCATTCTCCCGCAGGTAGATCTCTATGAACAGCTTCTCTTTGGAGGCGTAATAATTATAGAACGTGCCTACTGCGTACCCGCACATCTTCGTAATGTCGGACACATTGGTGTCCTTGAAGCCCCGGGTGCTGAACAGCTCTTTGCCGCATCTGAAAATCTCTGCCTTCTTATCTTCCATCTGTCAGCCCTCCACGCCTGAGTGAATATTATTTAATTCATTCATAATGTAGCACAGCCAGTCAGCCATTACAATGCACTTTTATATTGGTCTGATACGAATCACTTCCAATTTCTATGAATAGGCTATTGTAATGAATTCAAGAATGGAGGGTTCCCTAATGAACTACAGAAACGAGAATCCGGAACATCAGGCTCACCCGTCAGGCTATCGGCATTTGCCGCAGCCCTATCCTTATTCGCATTACCACTACCTAGTACGTTCGGAGACCGCTAAGGAGACCGCTCCGAGAATTGCTCAGAAGTCTGCAACTGCCGGGAATACGCAGACTGTCCGGGCCTCCGAACCCCCGGCCGCTCCAAATAAGCTTGAGCATGACCATCCGGAGGGTACAATGGACGGCTGGCAGCAGATTCAGAATGCCAGCAAGCCGCAGAAGGTCGTGGAAAGCGAACATCCGGTTACCGCGCTCAAACCAGTGAACAGCCATCCCGGACCAAGTCAGACTGAAGGAAATAGAATTCATATCGATACGGGAGGCGAAATCGGGGGCAAACACGGCATTGGCTTACACGCCGGCGGGAATCTGGCCTACAGCGGCGCTGATCTTAAGGCCGGCGGCCATATCGGCAGCCCCTCCTATGGGATCGAAGCCCAAGGCGATTCTCATTTGGGGGGCGGGCAAGGCCTAGGAGCAAATGTCGAAGCCCAGGCCTTCGGCAAATACGGGGTGGCCGCACAAGGAAAGGCCCAGCTCGGCGGCGGGCAAGGCGCAGAGGTCCAGATGGGCGCGCAGGCCGGTGGCGACCACGGGCTGAATGCAGATGCGGGTGCTCATCTGGGTCTTAGTCAAGGCGCCGGTCTTGACTCCCATGTGCAGCTAGGCGGCAACAAGGGCATCGGGGCTGAGGCCAAAGCCCAGTTCGGCGGCGGCGAAGGCGCAGGCATCGGCCTGGGCGGACAGCTCGGCAAATATAACGGCCAATTCAGCTTCAAGATTGGCGGCAAGCATCAGGAGCCTAAGGACTCTCAGGAGGATTAGGAGGATTAGCCGTCTTCAGGAAGATAAAGAATCTCCTGACACTGCCGGTTATCCAGTCCGCACGGCTTCGCCAATCAGGCGCTTCGCTAGACTAAAGGGAATATCCCTCAGCCATCACCATGGCCTGGGATATTCCCTTTTGGCTGAGCGTACAAGTCTTAATTAGCTCCGGGACTGACAAGAGGACTGCCTGATGGCAGTCCCCGGTCCCCAGTATCCGTGAAGCCGCCTCCGTCAGCGGTTCAGCAGGCTTCCGACATATTTCAGCAGCTCATTGGCACAGATCGGGCAGTAGCCATGCTCATCAATCAGGCGGCGGCTGACCTCGTTGATCCGTTTGAGCTGGCTTTCATCCGGTGTCTTGGAGGAAGTGGTGATTTTGACGATATCCTTGAGGTCCGTGAACAGCTTCTTCTCGATGGCTTCCCGCAGCCGGTCGTGATTGTTGTACTCGAACTTCTTGCCCTTGCGGGAGTAGGACGAAATACGGATCAGGATCTCCTCGCGGAAGGCCTTCTTCGCATTCTCCGAGATGCCGATCTGCTCTTCAATGGAGCGCATCAGCCGCTCATCCGGCTCCATCTCCTCATCGGTAAGCGGGTCGCGGATTTTGGACCAGTTGCAGAAGGCTTCGATATTGTCGAGATAATTCTCGAACAGCGTCTTGGCCGATTCTTCAAAAGAGTATACGAACGCCTTCTGCACTTCGCTTTTGGCAAGAATATCGTATTCCTTGCGGGCAATGGAAATAAAGTTCAGATAACGCTCGCGCTCCTCCTTCGTAATCGAAGGATGCTGATCCAGTCCGTCCTTGATCGCCCGCAGCACATCCAGCGCGTTCATGCACTGCAGATCACCTTTGATCAGGGCGCTGGAGATGCGGTTAATGACATAACGCGGGTCGATGCCGGACATGCCTTCATCTAAGTATTCAGTCTGCATCTCCTTCAGATCCGCTTCCTTGTAGCCCTCGACCTCTTCGCCGTCGTACATCCGCAGCTTCTTGATCAGATCCATCCCCTGCTTCTTGCTCTCCTTGAGCCGGGTCAGGATCGAGAAGATCGCCGCCGCACGCAGCGCATGAGGGGCAATATGCACATGCTTCATATCGCTCTGGCCGATCAGCTTGGCGTAGATTTTTTCCTCTTCAGAGACGCGCAGATTATAGGGAACCGGCATGACGATCATGCGGGACTGGAGCGCTTCGTTCTTTTTATTGGAGATGAAGGATTTATATTCGGTCTCATTCGTGTGGGCAATAATCATCTCATCCGCCGAAATTAACGCAAACCGCCCGGCCTTGAAATTGCCTTCCTGAGTCAGCGACAGCAGATTCCACAGGAACTTCTCGTCACATTTCAGCATTTCCTGGAATTCCATGATCCCGCGGTTGGCCTTGTTCAGCTCCCCATCGAAGCGGTAGGCCCGCGGATCGGATTCCGAGCCGAATTCGGTAATGGTGGAGAAGTCGATACTGCCGGTCAGATCCGCGATATCCTGCGACTTCGGATCGGAAGGGCTGAATGTCCCAATCCCTACCCGCTCCTCTTCCGACAACAGCACCCGGGTAACCGCCACACGTTCAATATCCCCGTGGTAGTCATTCTTCAGCCGCATCTGGCAGGACGGGCAGAGATTGCCTTCAATCCGTACATCCAGCTCGCGTTCGATCTCAGGCCGCAGCTCCAGCGGAATCAGATGCAGCGGGTCCTCATGCATCGGGCAG
The sequence above is a segment of the Paenibacillus sp. FSL R7-0204 genome. Coding sequences within it:
- a CDS encoding VanZ family protein, giving the protein MVKQRKILLTVTVLYTLLVLYFMFFAFGRGEASDHTVYTFIFMPENFILMPTPSDLFPPTLMDLVGFGNTLAFVPFGILIPWLYRVSFVRFITLFFIAILVLETLQALTFLGSFDINDALQNSVGAALGFGAYKLGFRYRSLGRNLAATAIAGLVLFIALWGLGAAVNKIITKVEGPFTAVTEWTDTSGNSSADKPDSIQINGQKIPLRNNLYGAEGGDSRTFTYKSEGQTTFCFTFGNPEPTDYSGEISITRDGQEFLNYTGDFQRTNPEQYPVVYEMPVEPGQELKITIKGELKVWDVGYKKMQYFWQ
- a CDS encoding AraC family transcriptional regulator; protein product: MYIERPVDSLNYSREIGRSIDYIEEHLMDPLTAEQIAAYAGYSLYHFCRMFSQSQDMPVMEYVRTRRLSRAAVELFNGRRITEIALEYGFETPGGFAKAFRKTYGYSPSQYAARMSGYLRDRLEYDIKEYIAEPVLVTKPAFNVAGYGIGTNVEAGNATQDVASFWYNYEGDNLEDQMYAKLNPPKHGEVGLCIPSDAGGNAVYLLGVIVEDFSKVTPDMLTAVVPAAQYAVFTTPPVDATDEARPETFAEVVKSTWRYIFEDWFPGSGYMHDEDKLNFEFYDERCHARVDSVMEIYVPVRERGFHETVK
- a CDS encoding flavodoxin domain-containing protein translates to MKTIIIYRSGRSMNTQKIAAAMAEVLGADLAKVEDVKPEMLSVYDLIGLGSGIYASKIHRRMFKFIKRMPLRDKNVFIFCTSGSGEFKNQVLVETKLAAKGSNVIGEFHCPGEFSPMGFNLDKKGHPNEVDVEKARLFAAAIFDKIV
- a CDS encoding TetR/AcrR family transcriptional regulator, whose product is MEDKKAEIFRCGKELFSTRGFKDTNVSDITKMCGYAVGTFYNYYASKEKLFIEIYLRENEALKRSILESSVNLDDEPTKVLKEIMALNYSGIHMNPILKEWYNKALFSKLEKEFYEHGGIEGIHEMMNSGTLELIRHWKTKGKIRTDLEDGMILALFNSVPYIDIHKEEIGVSYFPQILDYLVEFIMKGLTDTQH
- a CDS encoding PrkA family serine protein kinase, with the protein product MDIFERIATHRAENDRLAWSGTFKDYIELLKVDPSPAKTAHSRVYDMIKSHGVEDINGRKRYKFFEQEIFGLDRAVEKLVEEYFHSAARRLDVRKRILLLMGPVSGGKSTLVTLLKRGLEQYSRTNAGAVYAIEGCPMHEDPLHLIPLELRPEIERELDVRIEGNLCPSCQMRLKNDYHGDIERVAVTRVLLSEEERVGIGTFSPSDPKSQDIADLTGSIDFSTITEFGSESDPRAYRFDGELNKANRGIMEFQEMLKCDEKFLWNLLSLTQEGNFKAGRFALISADEMIIAHTNETEYKSFISNKKNEALQSRMIVMPVPYNLRVSEEEKIYAKLIGQSDMKHVHIAPHALRAAAIFSILTRLKESKKQGMDLIKKLRMYDGEEVEGYKEADLKEMQTEYLDEGMSGIDPRYVINRISSALIKGDLQCMNALDVLRAIKDGLDQHPSITKEERERYLNFISIARKEYDILAKSEVQKAFVYSFEESAKTLFENYLDNIEAFCNWSKIRDPLTDEEMEPDERLMRSIEEQIGISENAKKAFREEILIRISSYSRKGKKFEYNNHDRLREAIEKKLFTDLKDIVKITTSSKTPDESQLKRINEVSRRLIDEHGYCPICANELLKYVGSLLNR